From one Lotus japonicus ecotype B-129 chromosome 3, LjGifu_v1.2 genomic stretch:
- the LOC130745541 gene encoding receptor-like protein kinase BRI1-like 3, with translation MKTREKPKHTKKNMSWSQEQEGRGRRRRAQAQPSQVVGFVFLIASFMILTTTLTSTPTTSASATPTTNNNDDVAVVTLLTSFKTSYVSSDPYNFLSTWSAAATSPCSWRGVSCSAAGDVTTVNLTGASLTGTLHLPTLTSIPTLQNLLLRGNSFNAFNFSVSSSCSLTTLDLSATNFSGEFPFHDLTPCRGLNHLNLSRNFITGAAAQYHSRSFGPSSLLELDVSRNLFSDFSFVASAVADCGGLVMLNFSDNRVAGQLSESLVPCANLSTLDISHNLLSGKIPPRIVGDAVEVLDLSSNNFSDGFSGVDFGKCERLVWLSFSHNELSSGEFPPSLSNCKVLETVDFSHNELRLEIPGVLLGGLRSLKELFLGHNQFYGVIPMELGMACGTLEVLDLSQNKLSGELPLTFGKCFSLKSLNLAKNYLSGNFLASVVSNISSLRYLYVPFNNITGSVPLSLANCTQLQVLDLSSNAFTGNVPSGICSSLSNLEKMLLAGNYLSGEVPAELGGCKSLRTIDFSFNNLKGSIPLEVWSLPNLSDLIMWANNLSGEIPEGICVNGGNLETLILNNNFISGSIPQSIANCTNMIWVSLASNRITGGIPAGIGNLNALAILQLGNNSLTGLIPPAIGKCKTLIWLDLNSNNLTGTVPHELSNQAGLVIPGSVSGKQFAFVRNEGGTNCRGAGGLVEFEDIRVERLEGFPMVHSCPLTRIYSGLTVYTFPSNGSMIYLDLSYNFLEGSIPENLGGMAYLQVLNLGHNRLIGNIPESFGGLKAIGVLDLSHNNLQGFIPGSLESLSFLSDLDVSNNNLTGSIPSGGQLTTFPSSRYENNSNLCGVPLEPCGASNHSTGFHTLKKKQPAAEGIVIGLLLFLLVVLGLLLAFYQVKKIRRKEKKREKYIESLPTSGSSSWKLSSFPEPLSINVATFEKPLRKLTFAHLLEATNGFSAESLIGSGGFGEVYKAKLKDGCVVAIKKLIHVTGQGDREFMAEMETIGKIKHRNLVPLLGYCKVGEERLLVYEYMKWGSLEAVLHERGKGGGTGSLDWEARKKIAIGSARGLAFLHHSCIPHIIHRDMKSSNVLLDENFEARVSDFGMARLVNALDTHLTVSTLAGTPGYVPPEYYQSFRCTAKGDVYSYGVILLELLSGKRPIDSVEFGDDNNLVGWSKKLYREKRIIEILDPDLIVQTSSESELCQYLKIAFECLEERPYRRPTMIQVMSMFKELQVDTDNDVLDSFSLKDNVIDEA, from the coding sequence ATGAAAACAAGAGAGAAACCAAAACACACAAAGAAGAACATGTCGTGGTCACAAGAacaagaaggaagaggaagaagaagaagagcacAAGCACAACCAAGCCAAGTAGTGGGGTTTGTTTTCTTAATTGCCTCATTCATGATCCTCACAACAACCTTAACCTCCACACCGACAACCTCAGCTTCTGCTACTcccaccaccaacaacaacgaTGATGTTGCAGTAGTAACCTTGTTAACCTCGTTCAAGACATCCTATGTTTCCTCTGACCCATACAACTTTCTCTCAACCTGGTCCGCCGCCGCCACCTCTCCCTGCTCCTGGCGCGGCGTTTCCTGCTCCGCCGCCGGCGATGTTACCACCGTCAACCTCACCGGCGCTTCCCTCACCGGCACGCTTCACCTCCCGACCCTGACTTCAATACCCACTTTGCAAAACCTTCTCTTACGCGGAAATTCCTTCAACGCTTTCAACTTCTCCGTTTCCTCTTCTTGTTCCCTCACCACCCTCGACCTCTCAGCTACCAACTTCTCCGGCGAGTTCCCGTTTCACGACCTCACTCCCTGCCGCGGCCTCAACCACCTCAACCTCTCCCGGAATTTCATCACCGGCGCCGCCGCCCAATATCACTCTCGCAGTTTTGGTCCTTCTTCTCTGCTTGAGCTTGACGTTTCGAGGAATTTGTTTTCTGATTTTAGCTTTGTGGCGTCTGCGGTTGCGGATTGTGGCGGTTTGGTTATGCTGAATTTCTCTGACAACCGAGTTGCGGGTCAACTCAGTGAGTCGCTTGTTCCTTGCGCGAACCTTTCTACTCTGGATATTTCCCACAACCTGCTTTCTGGGAAGATACCCCCTCGTATTGTGGGAGATGCTGTTGAGGTTTTGGATCTGTCAAGCAACAATTTTTCTGATGGGTTTTCTGGGGTTGATTTTGGGAAGTGTGAGAGGCTTGTTTGGTTGAGTTTCTCTCACAATGAGCTTTCAAGTGGTGAGTTTCCACCGAGTTTGAGCAACTGCAAGGTGCTGGAGACTGTTGATTTTTCCCACAATGAGCTCAGGTTGGAGATTCCTGGGGTTCTTCTTGGTGGGTTAAGGAGTTTGAAGGAACTGTTTCTTGGGCATAATCAGTTTTATGGTGTGATACCTATGGAGCTTGGAATGGCTTGTGGGACTTTGGAAGTGCTTGATCTGTCTCAGAATAAGCTTTCTGGTGAGTTGCCTTTGACATTTGGGAAGTGCTTTTCTTTGAAAAGTCTAAACCTTGCTAAGAATTATCTCTCTGGAAACTTCCTTGCCTCAGTTGTCAGCAACATTTCAAGTCTCAGGTATCTCTATGTGCCATTTAACAACATAACTGGGTCTGTTCCATTGTCTCTTGCCAATTGTACACAGCTTCAGGTTCTTGACCTCAGTTCCAATGCCTTCACTGGCAATGTCCCTTCCGGGATTTGCTCTTCTCTTTCGAACTTGGAGAAGATGCTTTTGGCTGGCAATTACCTTTCAGGGGAGGTTCCTGCTGAGCTTGGTGGGTGCAAGAGTTTGAGGACAATTGATTTCAGCTTTAACAATCTGAAGGGCTCAATACCCTTGGAAGTTTGGTCCTTGCCTAATCTTTCTGACTTGATTATGTGGGCAAACAACCTCAGTGGGGAGATTCCTGAAGGAATCTGTGTCAATGGAGGGAACCTTGAGACCTTGATTCTCAACAATAACTTCATCTCAGGCTCCATTCCTCAGTCAATTGCTAATTGCACCAACATGATTTGGGTGTCCCTCGCTAGTAACCGGATCACCGGGGGAATTCCTGCTGGTATTGGGAACCTGAATGCACTTGCAATCCTCCAACTAGGTAACAATTCACTCACTGGATTAATCCCTCCAGCGATTGGGAAGTGTAAGACGCTCATATGGTTAGATTTGAACAGCAATAACCTTACTGGTACTGTCCCACATGAGCTTTCCAATCAAGCTGGATTGGTTATTCCTGGGAGTGTTTCAGGGAAGCAGTTTGCATTTGTGAGAAATGAAGGTGGAACAAATTGCAGGGGAGCTGGGGGGCTAGTTGAATTTGAAGATATCAGGGTGGAGAGGCTTGAAGGTTTTCCTATGGTTCACTCCTGCCCATTAACAAGAATCTACTCTGGTTTGACTGTTTACACCTTCCCCTCCAATGGCAGCATGATCTACCTTGACCTTTCCTACAATTTCTTGGAAGGAAGCATTCCTGAAAATTTGGGTGGAATGGCCTATTTGCAGGTCTTGAATCTGGGACACAATAGGCTGATTGGGAATATTCCAGAGAGTTTTGGTGGTCTTAAAGCTATTGGAGTGCTTGATCTCTCCCACAACAACCTTCAAGGATTCATCCCTGGCTCATTGGAAAGTCTATCTTTTCTCAGTGACCTTGATGTGTCTAATAATAACCTCACAGGCTCCATTCCTTCTGGGGGTCAGCTAACCACTTTCCCGTCATCTAGATATGAAAACAACTCTAACCTTTGCGGCGTCCCGTTAGAGCCGTGTGGTGCGTCGAATCACTCAACAGGTTTTCATACTTTGAAGAAGAAGCAACCTGCTGCAGAAGGGATAGTCATTGGCCTTCTTCTGTTTCTCTTGGTTGTTCTTGGGCTTTTGTTAGCTTTCTATCAAGTGAAAAAGATCCGGAGGAaggagaaaaagagagaaaaatatatagaaAGTCTTCCAACTTCAGGTAGCAGCAGTTGGAAGCTTTCAAGCTTTCCTGAGCCTCTAAGCATCAATGTTGCAACCTTTGAGAAGCCTCTGAGGAAGTTGACATTCGCACATCTTCTTGAGGCGACTAATGGCTTCAGTGCTGAAAGCTTGATAGGGTCTGGAGGGTTTGGTGAGGTCTACAAAGCTAAGCTAAAAGATGGTTGTGTTGTTGCTATCAAGAAGCTCATTCATGTGACGGGTCAGGGAGATAGAGAGTTCATGGCTGAAATGGAAACTATTGGGAAGATTAAACATAGGAACCTGGTTCCACTACTAGGTTACTGCAAAGTCGGCGAGGAGAGGCTTCTTGTGTATGAGTACATGAAATGGGGAAGCCTTGAGGCTGTTCTACATGAAAGGGGTAAAGGAGGCGGCACAGGAAGCCTTGACTgggaagcaagaaagaagataGCTATAGGGTCAGCAAGAGGTCTTGCATTTCTTCACCATAGTTGCATACCTCATATCATACACAGGGACATGAAGTCCAGCAACGTTCTCCTTGATGAAAATTTTGAGGCTAGAGTTTCAGATTTTGGCATGGCAAGATTGGTGAATGCCCTTGACACTCATCTCACAGTGAGCACACTTGCAGGAACACCAGGTTATGTACCTCCTGAATACTACCAGAGTTTTAGATGCACTGCAAAAGGGGATGTCTATAGTTATGGTGTCATACTGCTGGAGCTTCTATCAGGGAAGAGGCCGATTGACTCGGTGGAGTTTGGTGATGACAACAATCTTGTTGGATGGTCGAAGAAGCTTTATAGAGAGAAAAGAATCATTGAAATTCTTGATCCTGACTTAATTGTGCAAACATCTAGTGAAAGTGAGCTATGTCAGTATTTGAAAATTGCTTTTGAATGTCTAGAAGAAAGACCGTACCGGAGACCAACCATGATACAAGTGATGTCGATGTTTAAAGAGCTTCAGGTTGACACTGATAATGATGTGCTTGATAGCTTCTCTCTGAAGGACAATGTTATTGATGAAGCATGA
- the LOC130744613 gene encoding uncharacterized protein LOC130744613, with amino-acid sequence MAFPFPQGWARPKVKLYEGDTDPQEHVNFFVGAMQYAGASDPLYCRCFPMSLGKGPMNWFQNLPSNSLHDWNGVVSCFLAQYSSVRSIPKTAQTLALVKQKEKESLKAFLNRFNKEAGDITGLLPDTRLVLATAALAPGPFLTSLDGKPANTLEEFLARAEKFINMEDTATLRAASQTLAIKGPPKLKENKDQPSTQESRRKGQDERKSKRKKYDSYTPLSSSLSHILREKASTDLRDRPLPLLTRRDKLDSKRFCEFHDSPGHNTDECLNLKDKVEELIRAGRLSRYVAVSTGALQRPRSPPPRRSPTPPRHRDRSPPKRRSVERRDRSPPRRHSPERRGRSRERRRSPDRHGRDEVRRQHGNNLVSVGSIAGGWAAGGPTNNSRKRSIRVIMSAAGRPRPGSLHPPRQKVAITFTEDDYGEDTGEEDDPIVIEALIGNGKIRRTLIDTGSSADIMFYDAYKSLGLSVKDLLPYDHDLVGFIGDRVLPLGYFDTCLSLGDYKICRTIKARFLVVECPTAYNAILGRPSLNTFRAIISTHHLMLKYP; translated from the coding sequence ATGGCGTTTCCTTTCCCTCAGGGGTGGGCCCGACCCAAAGTGAAGCTCTACGAGGGAGACACCGACCCGCAGGAACACGTGAACTTCTTCGTGGGCGCGATGCAGTATGCTGGGGCCAGCGACCCTTTATACTGCCGCTGCTTCCCCATGAGCCTTGGAAAAGGACCCATGAACTGGTTCCAGAATTTACCGAGCAACTCGCTGCACGACTGGAACGGAGTTGTGTCATGCTTTTTAGCCCAGTATTCCTCGGTGCGCAGCATACCGAAGACCGCGCAGACTTTGGCCTTGGTTAAGCAGAAGGAGAAGGAGTCTCTGAAGGCATTTCTCAATCGGTTCAACAAGGAGGCCGGTGATATCACCGGACTCCTCCCCGACACAAGGTTGGTCCTAGCTACCGCAGCCCTTGCGCCAGGACCGTTCCTGACATCTCTGGACGGCAAGCCCGCCAACACTCTGGAGGAATTCCTAGCTCGAGCAGAAAAATTCATAAACATGGAGGATACCGCGACCCTAAGAGCCGCTAGTCAGACGCTCGCGATCAAAGGACCGCCGAAGTTGAAGGAAAATAAGGACCAACCTTCGACCCAAGAGTCCCGACGGAAGGGTCAGGACGAACGGAAGTCGAAGCGAAAGAAGTACGATAGTTATACCCCGCTGAGCTCCTCCCTTTCACACATCCTGAGGGAGAAAGCCTCCACCGACCTCAGAGACCGTCCCCTCCCACTCCTGACGAGAAGGGACAAGCTGGATTCCAAGAGATTCTGTGAGTTCCACGACAGCCCGGGTCACAACACTGACGAGTGCCTGAACCTCAAGGACAAGGTGGAAGAACTAATCAGAGCAGGAAGACTGTCCAGGTATGTAGCTGTGTCGACGGGGGCCCTCCAGCGCCCGCGCTCGCCACCCCCAAGACGGTCACCAACCCCTCCAAGACACCGAGACCGGTCTCCTCCCAAACGCCGATCGGTGGAACGTCGCGACAGGTCCCCTCCGCGTCGCCACAGCCCCGAGCGTCGCGGACGCAGCCGGGAACGGCGAAGAAGCCCCGACCGCCACGGCCGGGATGAAGTCAGAAGACAACACGGGAATAATCTAGTCAGCGTCGGCTCAATAGCAGGAGGATGGGCCGCAGGCGGTCCCACCAACAACAGCCGAAAAAGGAGTATCCGCGTCATCATGTCAGCGGCTGGACGGCCCCGACCAGGGTCCCTCCACCCCCCAAGACAGAAGGTGGCCATAACCTTCACGGAGGACGATTACGGCGAAGACACCGGCGAAGAAGATGACCCCATCGTCATTGAAGCTCTGATCGGCAACGGTAAGATCCGAAGGACACTCATCGATACAGGTAGTTCCGCGgacattatgttttatgatgcTTATAAGAGCTTAGGGCTATCGGTGAAAGACCTGCTCCCCTACGACCATGATTTGGTTGGGTTCATCGGGGACAGAGTCCTACCCTTAGGATATTTTGATACTTGCCTTTCCTTAGGAGATTACAAAATTTGCAGGACTATAAAAGCCCGCTTCCTGGTGGTGGAGTGTCCGACGGCGTACAACGCCATTCTTGGCAGGCCAAGCCTCAACACTTTCAGGGCGATCATATCCACCCACCACCTGATGCTGAAGTACCCCTAG